The Haloferax sp. Atlit-12N genome window below encodes:
- a CDS encoding ABC transporter ATP-binding protein, with the protein MSAEPDEQPVLEIRDLVTRFYTDEGTVKAVDGSSFDLYEGETLGIVGESGSGKSVTALSMLQLVDSPGRIEGGSVRYRGDDLLEKSEAEMRSIRGNDIAMMFQDPMTSLNPVFTVGDQISRVIKTHQDVSDATARERTIELMADVGIPEPTSRVDNYPHQFSGGMRQRALLAMAISCEPDVLIADEPTTALDVTIETQIFNVLDKLQEKYGMSIILITHDLGVVAGTCDRVAVAYGGRVVERAGVDDLFENPRHPYTRGLMRSIPRLTDDTDRLTPVEGDVPNLTDLPSGCSFHPRCPHATAECESYDPELREVEPGREAACLHARGYNLSKSTIETEGVQADGGSPVTPATDGGASQ; encoded by the coding sequence ATGAGCGCCGAGCCGGACGAACAGCCGGTGCTCGAAATTCGCGACCTCGTCACGCGGTTCTACACCGACGAGGGGACCGTCAAGGCCGTCGACGGCTCGTCGTTCGACCTCTACGAGGGCGAGACGCTCGGCATCGTCGGCGAATCGGGCTCCGGGAAGTCCGTGACCGCGCTGTCGATGCTCCAACTCGTCGACAGCCCCGGTCGCATCGAGGGGGGAAGCGTCCGCTACCGCGGCGATGACCTGCTCGAAAAAAGCGAGGCGGAGATGCGGTCGATTCGAGGCAACGACATCGCGATGATGTTCCAAGACCCGATGACGAGTCTCAACCCCGTGTTCACCGTCGGCGACCAGATTAGTCGGGTCATCAAGACCCACCAGGACGTGTCGGACGCGACGGCCCGCGAGCGGACCATCGAACTCATGGCCGACGTGGGCATCCCCGAACCGACCTCGCGCGTGGACAACTACCCCCACCAGTTCTCCGGCGGGATGCGTCAGCGCGCGTTGCTGGCGATGGCTATCTCCTGCGAACCGGACGTGCTCATCGCCGACGAACCCACGACGGCGCTCGACGTGACCATCGAGACGCAGATATTCAACGTCCTCGACAAACTCCAAGAGAAGTACGGGATGAGCATCATCCTCATCACCCACGACCTCGGCGTCGTCGCCGGGACCTGCGACCGCGTCGCCGTCGCCTACGGCGGCCGCGTCGTCGAACGGGCCGGCGTTGACGACCTCTTCGAGAACCCGCGGCACCCCTACACCCGCGGCCTCATGCGGTCGATTCCGCGGCTCACCGACGACACCGACCGGCTGACGCCCGTCGAGGGCGACGTGCCGAACCTCACCGACCTGCCGTCGGGTTGTTCGTTCCACCCGCGGTGTCCGCACGCGACCGCCGAGTGCGAGTCGTACGACCCCGAACTACGGGAGGTCGAACCCGGCCGGGAAGCGGCGTGTCTCCACGCGCGCGGCTACAACCTCTCGAAGTCGACCATCGAAACCGAAGGCGTGCAAGCTGACGGCGGTAGTCCTGTGACTCCCGCGACCGACGGAGGTGCATCGCAATGA
- a CDS encoding ABC transporter ATP-binding protein, translating to MSDDPLLSVSGLHKYFTQNDGFIDRLLGADETVKAVNGVSFDIERGETLGLVGESGSGKSTTARSVLRLDEPTKGTVSYDGTDLTALSDREMTEMRKRIQIVFQDPASSLNRRKTVGQIIKQPMEIHGLYEGERDARVDELMETVGLPPQYSNRYPHEFSGGQRQRVGIARALAVDPDFIVADEPVSALDVSIQAQILNLLEDLQEEFDLTLLFIAHDLSVIRHVCDRVAVMYLGEIVELADADELFSNPQHPYTRALLGAIPQPVPELARQRQVLEGEVPSPLDPPSGCSFNPRCPEATEECTSVDPTLDDVAGATGGHKAACIHVDEFETGAGVPSAAQDVDERFSIENFDAEPTLATDGRGRSRGDDDR from the coding sequence ATGAGCGACGACCCGCTGTTGTCCGTCTCGGGGCTCCACAAGTACTTCACGCAGAACGACGGCTTCATCGACCGCCTGCTCGGGGCCGACGAGACCGTGAAGGCCGTCAACGGCGTCTCGTTCGACATCGAGCGCGGCGAGACGCTCGGCCTCGTCGGCGAGTCCGGTTCGGGCAAGTCGACGACGGCGCGGTCGGTCCTCCGGCTGGACGAACCCACGAAGGGGACGGTCAGCTACGACGGCACCGACCTGACGGCGCTGTCGGACCGGGAGATGACGGAGATGCGAAAGCGCATCCAAATCGTCTTCCAGGACCCCGCGTCGAGTCTCAACCGCCGGAAGACCGTCGGCCAAATCATCAAACAGCCGATGGAGATTCACGGCCTCTACGAGGGCGAACGCGACGCCCGCGTGGATGAACTCATGGAGACGGTCGGCCTGCCGCCGCAGTACTCCAACCGCTACCCCCACGAGTTCTCCGGGGGGCAACGTCAGCGCGTCGGCATCGCCCGTGCGCTCGCGGTCGACCCCGACTTCATCGTCGCCGACGAACCCGTCTCCGCGCTCGACGTGTCGATTCAGGCGCAGATACTCAACCTGCTCGAGGACCTCCAGGAGGAGTTCGACCTGACGCTTTTGTTCATCGCCCACGACCTCAGCGTGATTCGCCACGTCTGCGACCGCGTCGCCGTGATGTACCTCGGCGAAATCGTCGAACTCGCGGACGCCGACGAGCTGTTTTCGAACCCCCAGCACCCCTACACGCGGGCGCTGTTGGGTGCGATTCCCCAGCCGGTCCCGGAGCTGGCGCGGCAGCGGCAGGTGCTCGAAGGTGAGGTTCCCTCGCCGCTCGACCCGCCCTCGGGTTGTTCGTTCAATCCGCGGTGTCCCGAGGCGACCGAGGAGTGCACGTCGGTCGACCCGACGCTCGACGACGTGGCGGGCGCGACCGGCGGCCACAAGGCCGCCTGCATTCACGTCGACGAGTTCGAGACCGGGGCGGGCGTCCCGAGCGCCGCACAAGACGTCGACGAGCGGTTCAGCATCGAGAACTTCGACGCCGAACCGACGCTCGCGACCGACGGCCGGGGTCGGAGCAGGGGTGACGACGACAGATGA
- a CDS encoding ABC transporter permease, whose amino-acid sequence MFRFVLKRLLLSVPVLLGVSVVVFALVHLAPGGPVRVMLGPLSSEELVRQIRMEMGLNRPLYVQYGMWMLDALQGDFGVSWTVQQGTPVTDIIVERIPLTVELSILSMITAILIAIPAGIISAVRKDKPADHAARIAALSGISIPDFWLGIILIMIFAVQFSFPWATGGWTPPWVDPVANLQQLFLPVITLGTAYSALIARMMRSEMLDTLSQDYVKTARAMGIGAREIVLKDASKNALIPVVTVIGVGLGQLMNGAILTETVFNLPGIGKLLILAIDRRDYRIIQALILFIASVFVFANLAVDVLYAYLDPRIRHDGN is encoded by the coding sequence ATGTTCCGGTTCGTCCTCAAGCGCCTGCTGTTGAGCGTTCCCGTCCTCCTCGGGGTGAGCGTCGTCGTCTTCGCGCTCGTCCACCTCGCGCCGGGTGGTCCGGTGCGGGTGATGCTCGGCCCGCTCAGCAGCGAGGAACTCGTCAGACAGATTCGGATGGAGATGGGACTCAACCGCCCGCTGTACGTCCAGTACGGCATGTGGATGCTCGACGCCCTGCAGGGCGACTTCGGCGTATCGTGGACGGTCCAGCAGGGGACGCCCGTGACCGACATTATCGTCGAACGCATCCCGCTGACGGTCGAGCTATCGATTCTCAGCATGATTACGGCGATTCTCATCGCCATCCCGGCGGGCATCATCAGCGCCGTCCGCAAGGACAAGCCCGCGGACCACGCCGCGCGTATCGCCGCGCTGTCGGGGATTTCGATCCCCGACTTCTGGCTGGGTATCATCCTCATCATGATCTTCGCGGTGCAGTTTTCGTTCCCGTGGGCGACCGGTGGCTGGACGCCGCCGTGGGTCGACCCGGTGGCGAACCTCCAGCAGTTGTTCCTCCCGGTCATCACGCTCGGGACGGCCTACTCCGCGCTCATCGCCCGGATGATGCGCTCGGAGATGCTGGACACGCTCAGTCAGGACTACGTCAAGACCGCCCGCGCGATGGGCATCGGCGCGCGCGAAATCGTCCTCAAAGACGCCTCGAAAAACGCGCTCATCCCCGTCGTGACCGTCATCGGCGTCGGACTCGGCCAACTGATGAACGGCGCGATTCTGACCGAGACGGTGTTCAACCTCCCCGGTATCGGCAAGCTCCTGATACTGGCCATCGACCGCCGCGACTACCGCATCATCCAGGCGCTCATCCTGTTCATCGCGAGCGTGTTCGTCTTCGCGAACCTCGCGGTGGACGTGCTGTACGCCTACCTCGACCCCCGCATCAGACACGATGGAAACTAA
- a CDS encoding ABC transporter permease has translation MATTDHTDEAVPAAQAPGTHHSQFEMFWKEFRKNTLSLVGTAIILTMLLTALFAPFLAPHDPTTQFEAPDGEHNPMPMGTEMLVENDAGEVVGTTTAYLGTDHHGRDILSRIIYGLRTLMTVSLGVVGFAMAIGVTAGAIAGYYRNTWVDEVVMRFMDILFSFPSLILAIAVLGVLGVGSTEYGSFTLPNIVKVIAVIGVVYIPSFARVMRGSVLKEMEEDYVDAAKSLGASDRHILVKDIAVNTLPTVVVQGTLYMGTAVLASAALSFLGLGIQPPNASLGLMLSNARGYLYSGEWWYSVFPGLVIVVTILGFNLLGDGLRDALDPRNDGGER, from the coding sequence ATGGCAACGACAGACCACACGGACGAGGCGGTGCCGGCCGCGCAAGCCCCCGGTACGCACCACAGTCAGTTCGAGATGTTCTGGAAGGAGTTCCGCAAGAACACCCTCTCGCTCGTGGGGACCGCGATTATCCTCACGATGCTCCTGACCGCGCTGTTCGCGCCGTTTCTCGCCCCCCACGACCCGACGACGCAGTTCGAGGCACCGGACGGCGAACACAACCCGATGCCGATGGGCACCGAGATGCTCGTCGAGAACGACGCCGGCGAGGTCGTCGGCACGACGACGGCCTACCTCGGCACCGACCACCACGGTCGGGACATCCTCTCGCGCATCATCTACGGGTTGCGGACGCTGATGACCGTCTCGCTCGGCGTCGTCGGCTTCGCGATGGCGATTGGCGTGACCGCCGGCGCGATTGCGGGCTACTACCGCAACACCTGGGTCGACGAGGTCGTCATGCGCTTCATGGACATCCTGTTTTCCTTCCCGAGCCTCATCCTCGCCATCGCGGTGCTCGGCGTGCTCGGGGTCGGAAGCACGGAGTACGGCTCGTTCACCCTCCCGAACATCGTGAAGGTCATCGCCGTCATCGGCGTCGTCTACATCCCGAGTTTCGCGCGCGTCATGCGCGGGTCGGTCCTCAAGGAGATGGAAGAAGACTACGTCGACGCCGCGAAGTCGCTCGGCGCGAGCGACCGACACATCCTCGTGAAGGACATCGCCGTCAACACCCTGCCGACCGTCGTGGTCCAGGGGACGCTCTACATGGGGACGGCCGTCCTCGCCAGCGCCGCGCTGTCGTTCCTCGGACTCGGTATCCAGCCGCCGAACGCGAGTCTCGGGCTGATGCTGTCGAACGCCCGCGGCTACCTCTACAGCGGCGAGTGGTGGTACTCGGTGTTCCCCGGCCTCGTCATCGTCGTCACCATCCTCGGGTTCAACCTACTCGGTGACGGCCTGCGCGACGCGCTCGACCCCCGCAACGACGGAGGCGAGCGATGA